The following proteins are encoded in a genomic region of Xenopus laevis strain J_2021 chromosome 3L, Xenopus_laevis_v10.1, whole genome shotgun sequence:
- the bbs10.L gene encoding Bardet-Biedl syndrome 10 L homeolog, whose protein sequence is MKKYPLAVDVSKVLQVAESLENIVCRCFGPDGGHVLFIKSTGDLLITRDGRKILESLLLDHPIGRIIVHSACNHASITGDGVKSFVVLLCGVLRGLQAAVNKKDLPLSGGLTGKQSNPNQGHVFKRLSNLIMTFQTEILENIIVKQLSPHFESVFLKETNTLSGGTIQSVLDTYFSGRIGYNNQAFISSLVADYFHKCLPYNKCIDDVVHTVNTCFSELHTEVAGEPIENSRILSGIVLHRQFAVYCPAEGEIRAVIITDQIHQYLSASDVEFAVCSDAQLHLSQMYLRQRTEKLMKHFQNMEVRLILSTIKQPEIVLFYAKQNGISVVDCLPTEEIELVCLITGVSPLSTPNGDEFSGQPLDSFLITCCQPILLGPRKYVQLTFSASLTFLPHSVVICGPVKGLTEQLVSAIHGAFKMLQQLFQPVVTNWIHTEKNEGYCKARESVQEQSITCSKCQKDSVCECNLHRISFNQKLESIKCGVHSRIINGDIVLQANSPLENTGSVLPGGGTFEMLLHYYLQSFAKQCQDAELALVCSVVGNALLNIPRNIYKAKNRNVCFPLKHVRFISALNNNELIETSQLGLESATCKYQLVASVLHCISKLVTIDYIVGVKCIPPNTTDEESSDYVKCHTYMAPVKH, encoded by the exons atgaagaaataTCCTTTAGCTGTGGATGTCAGTAAAGTTCTTCAAGTAGCAGAATCTCTAGAAAATATTGTTTGTCGCTGTTTTGGGCCTGATGGGGGCCATGTCTTATTCATCAAATCCACTGGCGACCTTCTAATTACCAGAGATGGGAGGAAGATATTGGAGTCTCTTTTACTGGATCATCCCATTGGCAG GATAATTGTACATTCTGCTTGTAACCATGCAAGTATTACTGGTGATGGTGTGAAATCCTTTGTAGTACTGCTGTGTGGCGTTCTCCGGGGTCTTCAGGCAGCAGTTAATAAAAAGGATCTGCCTTTGTCAGGGGGATTAACAGGAAAACAAAGTAATCCAAACCAAGGACATGTGTTCAAAAGATTAAGCAATCTGATCATGACCTTCCAAACTGAAATACTGGAGAACATCATTGTAAAACAGCTCTCCCCACATTTTGAAtctgtgtttttaaaagaaaccaaCACTTTGTCCGGCGGGACTATACAGTCGGTATTGGATACCTATTTCTCTGGAAGAATTGGATATAATAATCAGGCTTTTATAAGCAGTTTAGTTGCAGATTATTTCCACAAGTGCCTACCATATAATAAATGCATTGATGATGTTGTACACACAGTTAACACTTGTTTTTCGGAGTTGCACACTGAAGTTGCTGGGGAACCTATAGAGAATTCCAGAATCCTTTCAGGAATAGTTCTTCACAGGCAGTTTGCTGTATATTGCCCAGCAGAGGGCGAAATCCGAGCGGTGATCATAACAGACCAGATCCACCAGTATCTCTCTGCATCGGATGTGGAGTTTGCTGTGTGCTCAGATGCTCAGTTGCACCTTTCCCAAATGTACCTGAGACAGAGGACAGAGAAGCTAATGAAACATTTCCAAAACATGGAAGTCAGATTAATACTGTCAACTATCAAACAACCCGAAATAgtgcttttttatgcaaaacagaatgGAATATCTGTAGTTGATTGCTTACCAACAGAAGAGATTGAACTGGTTTGTCTCATTACAGGCGTGTCTCCACTGTCCACACCAAATGGCGATGAATTTTCTGGACAACCCTTAGATAGTTTCTTAATCACATGTTGCCAGCCAATCTTACTGGGTCCCAGAAAGTATGTGCAACTAACTTTTAGTGCTTCCCTTACTTTCCTTCCCCATTCAGTTGTCATCTGTGGGCCTGTTAAGGGGCTGACTGAGCAACTTGTTTCAGCAATCCACGGTGCATTTAAAATGCTTCAGCAATTATTTCAGCCAGTAGTTACAAATTGGAttcatacagaaaaaaatgaagggtATTGTAAAGCAAGAGAATCAGTGCAAGAACAAAGCATAACCTGTAGCAAATGCCAGAAAGACTCTGTTTGTGAATGTAATTTGCACAGAATATCATTCAATCAGAAACTGGAAAGTATAAAATGTGGTGTACACAGTAGAATTATCAATGGAGATATTGTTTTACAAGCAAATTCACCACTAGAGAATACTGGGTCTGTTTTGCCTGGAGGAGGAACCTTTGAAATGTTACTTCATTATTACCTCCAGAGTTTTGCAAAGCAGTGCCAGGATGCAGAATTGGCCCTTGTTTGCAGTGTAGTTGGCAACGCTTTGTTAAATATACCcagaaatatttataaagcaaagaatagaaatgtttgttttccattaaaacatGTCCGGTTTATCAGTGCACTGAATAATAATGAGCTCATAGAGACATCTCAGTTAGGTCTCGAATCTGCAACTTGCAAATACCAGTTAGTGGCTTCAGTGCTTCATTGCATTAGCAAGTTAGTGACCATTGACTACATAGTGGGTGTGAAATGCATTCCTCCAAACACTACAGATGAAGAGTCCTCAGATTATGTTAAATGCCACACATACATGGCACCTGTTAAACATTAA
- the nap1l1.L gene encoding nucleosome assembly protein 1-like 1-B isoform X3: MANIDNKEQTELDQQDMEDVEDVEEEETGEEANSKARQLTAQMMQNPQVLAALQERLDDLVGTPTGYIESLPKVVKRRVNALKNLQVKCAQIEAKFYEEVHELERKYAALYQPFFEKRSDIINASYEPTEEECEWKVDEEEDIAEDLKEKAKLEEEKKDEEKEDPKGIPEFWLTVFKNVDLLSDMVQEHDEPILKHLKDIKVKFSEAGQPMNFMLEFHFEPNEFFTNELLTKTYKMRSEPDESDPFSFDGPEIMGCTGCLIDWKKGKNVTLKTIKKKQKHKGRGTVRTVTKTVPNDSFFNFFSPPEVPENGELDDDAEAILTADFEIGHFLRERIIPRSVLYFTGEAIEDDDDDEGEEEADEDHDPDFDPKKAQNPAECKQQ; the protein is encoded by the exons ATGGCTAACATAGACAA TAAAGAACAGACAGAACTTGACCAACAAGATATGGAAGATGTTgaagatgtagaagaggaagaaACAGGGGAAGAGGCAAACAGCAAAG CTAGGCAATTGACTGCCCAAATGATGCAGAATCCTCAGGTTTTAGCTGCTCTACAAGAAAGGTTGGATGACCTAGTGGGGACACCTACAGGATATATTGAAAG CTTGCCCAAAGTAGTGAAAAGGAGAGTGAATGCACTTAAAAATCTTCAAGTAAAATGTGCACAGATAGAAGCAAAATTCTATGAAGAAGTCCATGAATTGGAGCGGAAGTATGCAGCCCTCTACCAACCCTTTTTTGAAAAG AGAAGTGATATAATAAATGCTTCATATGAACCTACAGAAGAAGAATGTGAATGGAAAGTAGATGAAGAGGAGGACATTGCT GAGGACCTAAAGGAAAAAGCCAAACTTGAAGAGGAGAAAAAAGATGAAGAAAAAGAGGATCCTAAAGGAATACCTGAATTCTGGTTAACCGTATTTAAGAATGTTGATCTTCTTAGTGATATGGTTCAG GAACATGATGAACCAATTCTAAAGCATTTGAAAGACATTAAAGTAAAGTTTTCAGAAGCTGGGCAGCCAATG AATTTTATGTTAGAATTTCACTTTGAACCAAATGAATTCTTTACAAATGAACTTTTGACAAAGACATACAAAATGAGGTCAGAGCCTGATGAGTCGGATCCTTTCTCTTTCGATGGACCTGAAATTATGGGATGCACTGG GTGCTTAATTGACTGGAAGAAAGGAAAGAATGTcactttaaaaaccataaaaaagaagcAAAAGCATAAGGGTCGTGGAACCGTGAGGACTGTTACAAAAACTGTTCCCAATGACTCCTTTTTCAACTTCTTCAGTCCGCCTGAAG TACCTGAAAATGGCGAGCTG GATGATGATGCAGAAGCCATCCTCACTGCAGACTTTGAAATCGGACACTTCCTCCGTGAGCGTATAATTCCTAGATCAGTGCTTTACTTCACTGGTGAAGCAATTGAAGATGACGATGATGAC GAAGGAGAAGAGGAAGCCGATGAAGACCATGATCCAGATTTCGATCCCAAG AAAGCTCAAAACCCGGCAGAGTGCAAGCAGCAATGA
- the nap1l1.L gene encoding nucleosome assembly protein 1-like 1-B isoform X4: MANIDNKEQTELDQQDMEDVEDVEEEETGEEANSKARQLTAQMMQNPQVLAALQERLDDLVGTPTGYIESLPKVVKRRVNALKNLQVKCAQIEAKFYEEVHELERKYAALYQPFFEKRSDIINASYEPTEEECEWKVDEEEDIAEDLKEKAKLEEEKKDEEKEDPKGIPEFWLTVFKNVDLLSDMVQEHDEPILKHLKDIKVKFSEAGQPMNFMLEFHFEPNEFFTNELLTKTYKMRSEPDESDPFSFDGPEIMGCTGCLIDWKKGKNVTLKTIKKKQKHKGRGTVRTVTKTVPNDSFFNFFSPPEVPENGELDDDAEAILTADFEIGHFLRERIIPRSVLYFTGEAIEDDDDDEGEEEADEDHDPDFDPKV; this comes from the exons ATGGCTAACATAGACAA TAAAGAACAGACAGAACTTGACCAACAAGATATGGAAGATGTTgaagatgtagaagaggaagaaACAGGGGAAGAGGCAAACAGCAAAG CTAGGCAATTGACTGCCCAAATGATGCAGAATCCTCAGGTTTTAGCTGCTCTACAAGAAAGGTTGGATGACCTAGTGGGGACACCTACAGGATATATTGAAAG CTTGCCCAAAGTAGTGAAAAGGAGAGTGAATGCACTTAAAAATCTTCAAGTAAAATGTGCACAGATAGAAGCAAAATTCTATGAAGAAGTCCATGAATTGGAGCGGAAGTATGCAGCCCTCTACCAACCCTTTTTTGAAAAG AGAAGTGATATAATAAATGCTTCATATGAACCTACAGAAGAAGAATGTGAATGGAAAGTAGATGAAGAGGAGGACATTGCT GAGGACCTAAAGGAAAAAGCCAAACTTGAAGAGGAGAAAAAAGATGAAGAAAAAGAGGATCCTAAAGGAATACCTGAATTCTGGTTAACCGTATTTAAGAATGTTGATCTTCTTAGTGATATGGTTCAG GAACATGATGAACCAATTCTAAAGCATTTGAAAGACATTAAAGTAAAGTTTTCAGAAGCTGGGCAGCCAATG AATTTTATGTTAGAATTTCACTTTGAACCAAATGAATTCTTTACAAATGAACTTTTGACAAAGACATACAAAATGAGGTCAGAGCCTGATGAGTCGGATCCTTTCTCTTTCGATGGACCTGAAATTATGGGATGCACTGG GTGCTTAATTGACTGGAAGAAAGGAAAGAATGTcactttaaaaaccataaaaaagaagcAAAAGCATAAGGGTCGTGGAACCGTGAGGACTGTTACAAAAACTGTTCCCAATGACTCCTTTTTCAACTTCTTCAGTCCGCCTGAAG TACCTGAAAATGGCGAGCTG GATGATGATGCAGAAGCCATCCTCACTGCAGACTTTGAAATCGGACACTTCCTCCGTGAGCGTATAATTCCTAGATCAGTGCTTTACTTCACTGGTGAAGCAATTGAAGATGACGATGATGAC GAAGGAGAAGAGGAAGCCGATGAAGACCATGATCCAGATTTCGATCCCAAG GTTTAA
- the nap1l1.L gene encoding nucleosome assembly protein 1-like 1-B isoform X2: MANIDNKEQTELDQQDMEDVEDVEEEETGEEANSKARQLTAQMMQNPQVLAALQERLDDLVGTPTGYIESLPKVVKRRVNALKNLQVKCAQIEAKFYEEVHELERKYAALYQPFFEKRSDIINASYEPTEEECEWKVDEEEDIAEDLKEKAKLEEEKKDEEKEDPKGIPEFWLTVFKNVDLLSDMVQEHDEPILKHLKDIKVKFSEAGQPMNFMLEFHFEPNEFFTNELLTKTYKMRSEPDESDPFSFDGPEIMGCTGCLIDWKKGKNVTLKTIKKKQKHKGRGTVRTVTKTVPNDSFFNFFSPPEVPENGELDDDAEAILTADFEIGHFLRERIIPRSVLYFTGEAIEDDDDDYDEEGEEADDEEGEEEADEDHDPDFDPKV; encoded by the exons ATGGCTAACATAGACAA TAAAGAACAGACAGAACTTGACCAACAAGATATGGAAGATGTTgaagatgtagaagaggaagaaACAGGGGAAGAGGCAAACAGCAAAG CTAGGCAATTGACTGCCCAAATGATGCAGAATCCTCAGGTTTTAGCTGCTCTACAAGAAAGGTTGGATGACCTAGTGGGGACACCTACAGGATATATTGAAAG CTTGCCCAAAGTAGTGAAAAGGAGAGTGAATGCACTTAAAAATCTTCAAGTAAAATGTGCACAGATAGAAGCAAAATTCTATGAAGAAGTCCATGAATTGGAGCGGAAGTATGCAGCCCTCTACCAACCCTTTTTTGAAAAG AGAAGTGATATAATAAATGCTTCATATGAACCTACAGAAGAAGAATGTGAATGGAAAGTAGATGAAGAGGAGGACATTGCT GAGGACCTAAAGGAAAAAGCCAAACTTGAAGAGGAGAAAAAAGATGAAGAAAAAGAGGATCCTAAAGGAATACCTGAATTCTGGTTAACCGTATTTAAGAATGTTGATCTTCTTAGTGATATGGTTCAG GAACATGATGAACCAATTCTAAAGCATTTGAAAGACATTAAAGTAAAGTTTTCAGAAGCTGGGCAGCCAATG AATTTTATGTTAGAATTTCACTTTGAACCAAATGAATTCTTTACAAATGAACTTTTGACAAAGACATACAAAATGAGGTCAGAGCCTGATGAGTCGGATCCTTTCTCTTTCGATGGACCTGAAATTATGGGATGCACTGG GTGCTTAATTGACTGGAAGAAAGGAAAGAATGTcactttaaaaaccataaaaaagaagcAAAAGCATAAGGGTCGTGGAACCGTGAGGACTGTTACAAAAACTGTTCCCAATGACTCCTTTTTCAACTTCTTCAGTCCGCCTGAAG TACCTGAAAATGGCGAGCTG GATGATGATGCAGAAGCCATCCTCACTGCAGACTTTGAAATCGGACACTTCCTCCGTGAGCGTATAATTCCTAGATCAGTGCTTTACTTCACTGGTGAAGCAATTGAAGATGACGATGATGAC TATGATGAAGAAGGTGAAGAAGCAGATGATGAG GAAGGAGAAGAGGAAGCCGATGAAGACCATGATCCAGATTTCGATCCCAAG GTTTAA
- the nap1l1.L gene encoding nucleosome assembly protein 1-like 1-B: protein MANIDNKEQTELDQQDMEDVEDVEEEETGEEANSKARQLTAQMMQNPQVLAALQERLDDLVGTPTGYIESLPKVVKRRVNALKNLQVKCAQIEAKFYEEVHELERKYAALYQPFFEKRSDIINASYEPTEEECEWKVDEEEDIAEDLKEKAKLEEEKKDEEKEDPKGIPEFWLTVFKNVDLLSDMVQEHDEPILKHLKDIKVKFSEAGQPMNFMLEFHFEPNEFFTNELLTKTYKMRSEPDESDPFSFDGPEIMGCTGCLIDWKKGKNVTLKTIKKKQKHKGRGTVRTVTKTVPNDSFFNFFSPPEVPENGELDDDAEAILTADFEIGHFLRERIIPRSVLYFTGEAIEDDDDDYDEEGEEADDEEGEEEADEDHDPDFDPKKAQNPAECKQQ, encoded by the exons ATGGCTAACATAGACAA TAAAGAACAGACAGAACTTGACCAACAAGATATGGAAGATGTTgaagatgtagaagaggaagaaACAGGGGAAGAGGCAAACAGCAAAG CTAGGCAATTGACTGCCCAAATGATGCAGAATCCTCAGGTTTTAGCTGCTCTACAAGAAAGGTTGGATGACCTAGTGGGGACACCTACAGGATATATTGAAAG CTTGCCCAAAGTAGTGAAAAGGAGAGTGAATGCACTTAAAAATCTTCAAGTAAAATGTGCACAGATAGAAGCAAAATTCTATGAAGAAGTCCATGAATTGGAGCGGAAGTATGCAGCCCTCTACCAACCCTTTTTTGAAAAG AGAAGTGATATAATAAATGCTTCATATGAACCTACAGAAGAAGAATGTGAATGGAAAGTAGATGAAGAGGAGGACATTGCT GAGGACCTAAAGGAAAAAGCCAAACTTGAAGAGGAGAAAAAAGATGAAGAAAAAGAGGATCCTAAAGGAATACCTGAATTCTGGTTAACCGTATTTAAGAATGTTGATCTTCTTAGTGATATGGTTCAG GAACATGATGAACCAATTCTAAAGCATTTGAAAGACATTAAAGTAAAGTTTTCAGAAGCTGGGCAGCCAATG AATTTTATGTTAGAATTTCACTTTGAACCAAATGAATTCTTTACAAATGAACTTTTGACAAAGACATACAAAATGAGGTCAGAGCCTGATGAGTCGGATCCTTTCTCTTTCGATGGACCTGAAATTATGGGATGCACTGG GTGCTTAATTGACTGGAAGAAAGGAAAGAATGTcactttaaaaaccataaaaaagaagcAAAAGCATAAGGGTCGTGGAACCGTGAGGACTGTTACAAAAACTGTTCCCAATGACTCCTTTTTCAACTTCTTCAGTCCGCCTGAAG TACCTGAAAATGGCGAGCTG GATGATGATGCAGAAGCCATCCTCACTGCAGACTTTGAAATCGGACACTTCCTCCGTGAGCGTATAATTCCTAGATCAGTGCTTTACTTCACTGGTGAAGCAATTGAAGATGACGATGATGAC TATGATGAAGAAGGTGAAGAAGCAGATGATGAG GAAGGAGAAGAGGAAGCCGATGAAGACCATGATCCAGATTTCGATCCCAAG AAAGCTCAAAACCCGGCAGAGTGCAAGCAGCAATGA
- the nap1l1.L gene encoding nucleosome assembly protein 1-like 1-B isoform X1, giving the protein MANIDNKEQTELDQQDMEDVEDVEEEETGEEANSKARQLTAQMMQNPQVLAALQERLDDLVGTPTGYIESLPKVVKRRVNALKNLQVKCAQIEAKFYEEVHELERKYAALYQPFFEKRSDIINASYEPTEEECEWKVDEEEDIADLKEKAKLEEEKKDEEKEDPKGIPEFWLTVFKNVDLLSDMVQEHDEPILKHLKDIKVKFSEAGQPMNFMLEFHFEPNEFFTNELLTKTYKMRSEPDESDPFSFDGPEIMGCTGCLIDWKKGKNVTLKTIKKKQKHKGRGTVRTVTKTVPNDSFFNFFSPPEVPENGELDDDAEAILTADFEIGHFLRERIIPRSVLYFTGEAIEDDDDDYDEEGEEADDEEGEEEADEDHDPDFDPKKAQNPAECKQQ; this is encoded by the exons ATGGCTAACATAGACAA TAAAGAACAGACAGAACTTGACCAACAAGATATGGAAGATGTTgaagatgtagaagaggaagaaACAGGGGAAGAGGCAAACAGCAAAG CTAGGCAATTGACTGCCCAAATGATGCAGAATCCTCAGGTTTTAGCTGCTCTACAAGAAAGGTTGGATGACCTAGTGGGGACACCTACAGGATATATTGAAAG CTTGCCCAAAGTAGTGAAAAGGAGAGTGAATGCACTTAAAAATCTTCAAGTAAAATGTGCACAGATAGAAGCAAAATTCTATGAAGAAGTCCATGAATTGGAGCGGAAGTATGCAGCCCTCTACCAACCCTTTTTTGAAAAG AGAAGTGATATAATAAATGCTTCATATGAACCTACAGAAGAAGAATGTGAATGGAAAGTAGATGAAGAGGAGGACATTGCT GACCTAAAGGAAAAAGCCAAACTTGAAGAGGAGAAAAAAGATGAAGAAAAAGAGGATCCTAAAGGAATACCTGAATTCTGGTTAACCGTATTTAAGAATGTTGATCTTCTTAGTGATATGGTTCAG GAACATGATGAACCAATTCTAAAGCATTTGAAAGACATTAAAGTAAAGTTTTCAGAAGCTGGGCAGCCAATG AATTTTATGTTAGAATTTCACTTTGAACCAAATGAATTCTTTACAAATGAACTTTTGACAAAGACATACAAAATGAGGTCAGAGCCTGATGAGTCGGATCCTTTCTCTTTCGATGGACCTGAAATTATGGGATGCACTGG GTGCTTAATTGACTGGAAGAAAGGAAAGAATGTcactttaaaaaccataaaaaagaagcAAAAGCATAAGGGTCGTGGAACCGTGAGGACTGTTACAAAAACTGTTCCCAATGACTCCTTTTTCAACTTCTTCAGTCCGCCTGAAG TACCTGAAAATGGCGAGCTG GATGATGATGCAGAAGCCATCCTCACTGCAGACTTTGAAATCGGACACTTCCTCCGTGAGCGTATAATTCCTAGATCAGTGCTTTACTTCACTGGTGAAGCAATTGAAGATGACGATGATGAC TATGATGAAGAAGGTGAAGAAGCAGATGATGAG GAAGGAGAAGAGGAAGCCGATGAAGACCATGATCCAGATTTCGATCCCAAG AAAGCTCAAAACCCGGCAGAGTGCAAGCAGCAATGA